A region of the Oncorhynchus nerka isolate Pitt River linkage group LG9a, Oner_Uvic_2.0, whole genome shotgun sequence genome:
GTCATCCTTTAACTGAGGCAGTGAAGTGGTAAACACACACCAAAACATTCCAAGCATGACTGTTTTGGGGGTGGCTTTTACATAGCAAGAATGAGGTCACCTGAAAGTTATTCCTTAGTGGCAACTTTATCAAGATATAAGTATTCAATTATTTTATACTGTTTGGTTTAATACTGAATGGCTGGCCAAAGGAGAAGACAGGAATTGTTTAAATTGAGGTTTTTAAGGTGACGGAGCTGTCTCCCAAACTTGTTGCCTTTCCATGTATTCAATATAAATATTTTCAATTTCTCCCATCCTTGGGAGGCCCCTTTAAATCAATATGGAATAAGAGGAAGGTTAACAGTTCCTCCTCAGAGGCAATACCTTATGGAGAAGGGTTTACCTCTTCTATCTTTGTGACTTTCTGACAAGGTTATCTTGCCTTAGATCACAAGTTAATCTATGTAATAAGGAGGTTCACAGGCCCTCGGGGGGTTAGTTATAAATACAAATTGCTCTCATGGAGTTCCAAATAGGTTTAGTGAACTGAACATTCATTTATCTCAACATGGCCAAAGGCACTTCCTGCCTTTTTCAAGACATATAAAGCCCTCCATGCCACCATTTGTTTCCTATTACATGAAAACTTTGGTCTTCCACTCCAAATGGAAGAAGTACCAGCAGCACCAAATGAGGGGATAAGCCTCTCTGCTCTTAGAAGCCAGTTCTCTGTGAATGGGGAAGAAGGACCCAAGTATGGCTTTGATGGCAGCAGATATCACTACGGCGATGGGACCAGCGTGGCTTCTCAGAACTCCTCACGGATCCTCACAGGTTACGACACTCTGGATGTTGGCCCAAATTATGACTTCTATGCGAACACAAATGCACTAGGGAGGGTGCGTCGATCAAGACCATCCCTCTTTCAGCTTCACTCCAACATTGAAGTAAGTTCGACACATTTGGCCTCTAGGCAACACACCTGCAATATGTCAGGCCTTCTATAGTGTTTTTTTTATACTGCAAATTGTACAGACTGATAGACAGTATGGTTACATCCCTAtttccccaccaccacccctaagGAGGAttcctgtccccctcctctgtATGAGGAGACCAACACAGGCAGAGCACCTGGGGACAGCTCAGAAGATGATGTTGAGGAGCCTCAGTCAGAACCCACCAGGTTTGGATGGGTGAAGGGAGTCATGGTAAGACACAACAGACACAAAACAACTGAGATTCCATACAACACTATacatactacattatactggtagtCATGACAACATGCTAAGGAGAAGTGAATTCCCCCTAGATCCGCTGCATGCTCAACATCTGGGGGGTGATCCTGTACCTGCGGCTGCCCTGGATCACTGCGCAAGCAGGGATTGGTGGGTCAAGTGATAGGTCTCAACGCTTTTATTTCATTAAAGTGTCAATTTTTGCATTGATGGTGATTGTGTATTTCTGGGACTGTATTTGTATGGTTTACTGGATTGTATGTGATATTCCTCCTCTAAGGTTTGACCTGGGTCATCATTCTGCTGTCCTCCTGCATCACTGGCATCACGGGCCTGTCCACCTCCGCCATCGCCACCAACGGAAGGGTCAAAGGAGGTGCATTATCCCtgaaataatacaataataacaCAGGTTCAAGCTGGCCCTGGCCTTTTGGGGGGCCCTAAGTGATTTGGTTGGTGGGCCTCCCACCTCATGGCAAAACATTTTAGTTGCCCCCCTCTTGATGGCGGAGAGAAACTTCCTAAGTAATTCTACCGATTTTGCCATGAGGCGGAGAGAAATGTTTGGCATTTTAAAGCTATTTTCCAGTAATTCTTCACATATTGCCATGATTTATgccatgttattaaacctcttaaggatttgagattttttttaactgagtgagaatgactaacaaaccacccctggaggtcagggcccctgggcacgtgCCCTGCATGCCCGGTTGGTATTCAGCCATGATTACTACGTTTAGATAACTGTCTAGATTAACTACCAATCTaaaaaattgttagctgacatggctaattgagtgactgtcagtgactgacataacaagagaaaagtTCCTAAACTGCTTATGTTGCTTATGCTTGGGGCCGGCTCTGTACAGGCTTcttatactcaaatatttacaacacTGATCCTCTTTTGTCCCTCTTGCAGGTGGAACCTACTTCCTAATCTCTCGTAGCCTGGGGCCAGAGCTGGGAGGATCCATTGGACTCATCTTTGCCTTTGCAAATGCTGTGGCGGTTGCCATGCACACTGTGGGCTTCGCTGAGACTGTGCAAGCATTGATGCAAGTCAGTGTGTTATCTCATAGGCCTATACCCACATCACCTATAGCCAACCTTTGAGTTGGCATTCCCTTTTTAACTGTACCCTTGTTTTAATTTGTCTCCCAAACCTCCCACCTCAGGAGAGTGGTGCTAGCATAGTGGACCCCATTAATGATATTCGCATCATTGGAGTGATCACTGTCACATGTCTGCTGGCCATCTCATTGGCTGGGATGGAATGGGAGGCCAAGGTCTGTTCAAACTGCCACTAGGAGGCACTATTTCTAAATAACTACAGTACGTACATGCCTTGTCACAATAGACCAGGTCTGATGTTAGAACTCAATACAGTTGTTTGATCCTGgccattttttatgaatttgtaaaatacatgttttactATAAGATGTATTTAATTTGTTTGGgaatgattgtttattgtaagccTCTGACTATGGTGTCTCTGGAAAGATGGCATGTTATCATGTGGTGCATTGTGTTCTTTGCCAACTATACAGGCCCAGGTTCTCTTTTTCATCGTCATCTTGGTGTCCTTTGCTAATTACATAGTGGGGACCATTATTCCCGCTACACCTCAGAAGCAAGCAAAGGGCTTTTTCAGTTACCAAGGTCAGAGCTCCATGGCATTTAGACAGTGTTGTGAATTTCATATCTCATATTAGATTCCAGTTATTTTTGTTTTCCTCTATCATTAAAATAGACACACTAACTATTCTTTCCCCTCAGCGGATATATTTGCTGAAAACTTTGTACCCAGCTGGCGTGGGCCTGAAGGCAACTTCTTTGGcatgttctccatcttcttcccCTCAGCCACAGGGATCCTGGCAGGAGCCAACATCTCTGGGGACCTAAAGGCAGGTTCCTTACTCTGATCTCTCTATAAATGTCTACTCTATATTCTCCTCACTTTAGGAGAGAATGGCTCTTTGGATGAAAGGGAGATGTTTAATTCAGATGCTTATTATAGCAAATGTTTGACTGTTGACTAGTCATTATATATTTCCCCCACTTATTTCTACACAATACAGGACCCTACAGTAGCTATTCCAAGAGGAACATTGATGGCTATATTCTGGACCACTTTATCTTATCTCATCATAGCAGCAACTATTGGTGAGTTGTACACATGCACAAAGTATCTCCTCGTGATTTCATTGCTGCTTCCTTTCTGTCAATATGTGCTGTGTATGGGCCTCTCTCTATCCTGGTTTAGGAGCCTGTCTGGTACGAGATGCGTCTGGAATTATGAATGACACCTTGGCCATGTCTAGTGCTGATAGCTGCCAGGGTCTGGCCTGTCAATACGGCTGGGACTTCACTGACTGTATTACTAACAGAACCTGCACTTATGGCCTCAGCAACCAGTACCAGGTGACCAAATACAAATGATTGATTACCATGTTTCAATGTTCAATGCACAAGTATGGCCTTGGTGCATTGTATCTGTTTCACTTCTCCTTATTTCTGTGGTCAGAGTATGAGTTTGGTGTCAGGGTTCGCCCCTCTGATCACTGCTGGGATATTTGGGGCCACTCTCTCCTCAGCCCTGGCCTGCCTTGTCTCTGCACCCAAAGTCTTCCAGGTAGGTTATCTTAGGGAAACACGTTTACTACAAATAAAGAGGCATTGGTGTGTTATTCTATTAGCATTATCTTGTTCTCTTCTCACTTACAGTGCCTCTGCAAAGACAACCTGTATCCAGTCATTGGTTTCTTTGGGAAGGGTAATGGAAAGAACGACGAACCAATCAGAGGCTACGTCCTGGCGTACATCATTGCTGTCTGCTTCGTTCTCATTGGTAAAGACCTGTTAAGATAGATGCAGAGTGAAAAGGAGATGttgttacagtaacacagccctgcCCTGTCTTCTCACCCTTCAGCTGAGCTCAACACCATCGCTCCCATCATCTCTAACTTCTTCCTGTGCTCCTACGCTCTCATCAACTTCAGCTGCTTCCATGCCTCCATCACCAACTCCCCAGGTCAGGAGCTCAACCAGGACATGGTGTCATGACCAGGACATGGTGTTATGACCAGGACTTGGTATCTCAACCAGGACATGGTATCATGACCAGGTCATGGTATCTCAACCCGGACATGGTATCATGACCAGGTCATGGTATCTCAACCAGGACATGGTATCATGACCAGGACATGGTATCTCAACCAGGACATGGTATCATGACCAGGTCATGGTATCTCAACCAGGACATGGTATCATGACCAGGACATGGTATCATGACCAGGACATGGTATCATGATCATTAAAAGTCCTGCTCTGATGTTCTAACCTAACACCTGTTGCAAAGTAAACAAATTCAGTGTCTTATTGCCTAATTATATTTGCGTCATATTCAATGTGTGTGATTGACTGTGTTGCAGGCTGGCGTCCCTCCTTCAGGTTCTACAGTAAGTGGATGTCCCTGCTGGGTGCCGTGGTGTCTGTGATCATCATGTTCCTGCTCACCTGGTGGGCGGCGCTCATCGCTATTGGCATCGTCATCTTCCTGTTGGGATATGTGCTCTACAAGAGACCCTgtgagaaaacacacacatacaaagttTCAAATTCATTCCCCCCATAAAATATGTAGCAGTTTTTTGGCAAGCATTGTTTTTCATTGAATATTCAGCAACTTAATCGGTTATTGATTTATTTTTAGCTGTAAACTGGGGATCATCAGTACAAGCTGGGTCATACAACATGGCATTGTCCTACTGTGTGAGCCTGAACCAGGTGGACGATCATATCAAGAATTACAGGTCAGACCTGAACTCTCTCTGAGGACCTAATGAGAACAATGTCAGCCTTTTGTTGCTGTTCCAACTGAATAACCATTTCTCACTTTGTATGTGATTTTCTTATTCCCTTTATTCTTACCTTTCTCAGACCTCAGTGCCTGGTCCTCACTGGTCCGCCCAGTTGTCGTCCTGCATTGGTCGACTTTGTCGGAACCTTCACCAAAAATCTAAGCCTGATGATATGTGGGAATGTTGTCACTGTGAGTTATCATCTTGAATCACTGTACAGGGCTCATTAAGGGTTGCCTTATTACCCAGGGAAAGTGACCTGAGCAGTCATGCAAGTTGCCCCAGTAGTCAAGTATTTTTTTTACTGATAACAACCAAAATGCTAAGAATTTCAGTAGTCTGGTCTTTCTGGTTCCTCCATTGTGTGTGGGTGAAAATAGCTACTTTACATTTTCAGGCAAGTGATCACAATCTTCTGGCAACCAAAAAATACTCCTGACTTGACCTTCATGAATATGTTAATAAtatagcagatgcttttatccaagtTATTTACAGTCGTGTGTGGATACATTTTTAAGTAAGGGTGGCCGCAGCAGGAATCAAACTCACGACTGTTGgcgttgccaccaccatgctctaccaacagagCCACACAGAACACAATGTCAATTGTTGATTTTACATGGCCTATTTTTATATTCTATGTCATTAACCTCTAACTCCCTCTGTCACCCTGCTGCTGTGTCAACAGGGAGGTCCTTCTCCCGCAACCTTGGACACTGCCAGTAGCAACAGTCATGTTACCTGGCTGAACAAACGGCAGATCAAATCCTTCTATCACGGTGTGGTGGCTAATGACCTGCGCACTGGGGTTAAGATGCTGCTCCAGGTGGGCCGACTGCCAAGCCTTATCTATCAGGTCCATTTCATCATGTGGTTCCGTAGGATTTACTGAATGTGTTATACTGTGTCTAACTCCAGGGTGCAGGTTTGGGTCGGATCAGGCCAAATGTCCTCTTGACGGGCTTCAAAAGGGACTGGCGTAAGGACAAACCATCCTGCATTGACAACTACATTGGAATTCTACAGTGAGTGAATCACTCAGTCAAATCAGCAAGATGAGTTCATAATGGATGTGAGTAAGGATGCAGTTTAATATGTCTTTGTGCATTTGTTTCAGTGATGCGTTTGACCTGCAGTATGGAGTGTGTGTGCTGCGGATGAGGGAGGGTCTGGACGTGTTTCGGCAGGCACAAACACATGGTGAGGAACCCAACAACCAGGAAGATTTCATGTTCTTTTACAATATAACTTTATTTATCATTGCTTCCTTTTATTGCAGTTAACCCTGGGTTTGAGGCAAGCCCAGAGAGGGGTGTCAACACCTGTGTCCCCCCTGCACCCCCTGCAAATTTTTCATGTATGTATGATCATATTTAGAGTATACAGTTTGTAGTCTATGACATTcctatttttctactgtattgacAGAGATATTTTGTATTGGTTATAGTGGACCCTGATGCCATGGTGACtgagcctcagcctcagccttcTACTGTGTTCCAGTCCCAGCAGGGGAAAAAGACCATTGATGTGTACTGGCTGTTCGATGATGGAGGTGAGATTGTTGTTCTGGATTTCATTGTGCCCTTCCACAAATTAAATAGGTTTTATAACATAGTCAGATTGATAATGTGGGGTCATAAATCATACAATGTTGTTACATGTCAAGTACCCCAGGTCAGAGAGATAACATAGGATAGAATTGTGTCATGGTCACATCAGGCAGAGGGGTCTATGTTATGTGTGAAAGGTAAATGTTAAGTCTGTTGTGCTCTTAAAGGTCTGACGTTGCTACTTCCCTACCTGCTCACACGGAAGAAGCGCTGGGCAAGGTGCAAGGTACGCGTCTTTGTGGGCGGAGACATCCAGCGAAAGGAGgagcaaagaaaagagtgagTGTAGTGTGTTTAAGGCCATAGTGTGTGGTAGAGACATGATGTCCCCCTTGGCCTTTCATCCTCCTTTGAgtataagcatttcgctgcacctgcaataacatctgcaaatctgtgtacgcgaccaataaactttgattttgatttgaatagTTCTACTGACCATGTCCTTGTGTCCAATTTTAGAGTCATGGACCTCATCAGCAAGTTTCGCCTTGGTTTCCATGATGTTGAGGTTCTGCCTGATATCAATGCGAGACCACAACCTGAACAGTATGGTTCCCTGTcactcactatatactgtataattgTGTACTATTCAGAATTGTACTTTCTTATCCTTGCGTACGAGTTCAGTTGCACAGTGATTCAACACTCACAATTATTAATTTAATCTACGTCCATTCACAATGTGTGCAGGGCAATGCTCTGTTGAGACCCtttcctctacctctttctctgacAGTGTGAGGAGGTTTGAGGATCTGATAGGGCCCTACAGGATTAACACAGCCCAGAAGGATGGACATGTAACAGCTGAGCAGCTGAATCAGGACTGTCCCTGGATGGTGTCTGATGAGGAGATAGAGACAAATAAGCCCAAGGTGACCATTATCTGGGTTTCATTGTTCAGGACCACTCTATTGCCAAACATTTAAATGTAGCATAGCTAGATGTGGAACATTTGGTTATGACAGTTTCACTGTTCTAAGACAGACTGGTTACATTCCCTTCtaaatgtgtgtttgtgcaccAGACCCTTCGACAGATTCGTCTGAATGAAGTTCTTCAAGATTACTCAAGGGACGCCGCCATTATATTTGTGTACGTACTCTGTTTTTGCAAAGCAGATGTTTTTATTACATTCATTGACTTGAACCCACCCCATCCAATGACAAAGTTAAGACAGGTGAGAGTGATAACGGATCTATGTTCTCTCATTGACAGGACCATGCCTGTGGGAAGGAGAGGGCAATGTCCCAGTGCTCTGTACATGGCATGGCTGGAGACTTTGTCTCGTGACCTGCGCCCACCAGTCTTACTGGTGAGGGGAAACCAAGAGAATGTGCTTACCTTCTATTGTCAGTGATATCTGTTTTAACCAGGTTCAATGAAATCACCCAATGGTCAAGGAAAATAACATTGTTATTGTCATAAATGATAATGCATTAGATGTGCTCTGGTAGAAGTCCTCTGGTTATGACATTTCACGTGtttcattatcatcactactagaCACTTTAGCCATCTGTGAAAAATGTGATTAGATTTAacgtcatcatcattatcatcatcatcagtacCAGAAGCATTGTTGTCATTATCATCATTAAGCAGTAGTAAAAAAACACATTCTTGACTGTTAAACGTGTGCTTGATGATAGAAGTTTTGAAGtgtaacaccagtgtgtatttttAATTGTCTATACATTTTTATTGTGCCTATTTAATTTGGAACGTAAGCAACAAAGGTAAATGGGATAACTAGGCTTCTTGTATTGTGTACCCCCTTGAAAACATCCCAATGTCACAATCATCATTCCAGATCATTCCAGTTTGAAATTGAAATGTCCATTTGAGTCCCCTGAGAAAAACAGTAATCTTATCAAACAAAGTACGAACTGTTTTTCTTCTTCAAATGGGTATAGAATACACAGAGGtgcaaagtacttaagtaaaaatactttaaagtactacttaagtagttttttgggttatctgcactttactttactatttatatttttgacaactttgacttttactctgctatattcctaaagaaaataatgcactttttactccatacattttccctgacacccaaaagcacTCGTTACATTTTTaaagcttagcaggacaggaaaatcatcaaattcacacacttatcaagagaacatccctggtcatccctactgcatctgatctggcagactaacTGAACACAAAtactttgtaaattatgtctgagtgttggagtgtgcccctggctatcagtaaataaaaaataaaacaataattgtgaagtctggtttgcttaatttaaggaattttaaatgatttatacttttacttttgatacttacgtatattttagcaattacatttacgtttgatactttagtatatttaaaaccaaatactttttgacttttactcaagcaatattttactgggtgacttttacttttacttgaatcattttctattaaggtatctttacttttactcaagtatgacaattggatactttttccaccacttttTTCACAACTAAGGGCATTTTAAGGTAATATAATGCGCTTTAACGTCATGTGTTGGGTCAGCCTGCGAGACCTAAAACTGAGAGAATGTGAACACACGGCGTTAACCAGGGAATATACTTATTTTCAAGTGGGGTCCTCTTTATTTTCTACTGTCAATTTGGGGTCGTGTGCAGAAAAAGTTTGCGAATAGCTGCTGAACTGCAACTTCATAGATAGTATGATAATCTTTGCAGAGCGCGTGCAATACAGACTGCTCCCGGAGCAGGAGCTTCCACGTCTGATCACGAGCCTTGGTTATCCAATCACAGCAAGCCACCGGGTGTTTCCAAACAACATCCCCTTTCACAGAACTAcaggctgtgtagctagctacttaCTTCCTCATCATCTCAACTAAAAAGTTGTCGACTGAATAAATTAATTCCTACTTTGTTTATCTGACATTTTAGCTAGATGATTAGATGCTGTAGTTACTTACTACATTTATATCACAACTAAGAGGTCGCGTTGGAGAGGTCACAAGAAAACAAAAATGGACAACAGTGGTTTTCCTAACGTTAGACAAAAGACAATCACTCTTGTGATAAAAACACCGAATCAAGCCCACGGGGATCAGACGATTGAAGGAGTTGACACGGACTGGACAGTGAAAGAGTTGAAGACTCATTTATCGAGGGTGTACCCAAACAACCCGGTGAGTGATTgtgatagctaactagctaacttggctagctatctacccagctaccccataactagcaagctagccagTCCTTGCCAAGTTAGACTGGTCCAGTAAGTTAGCCAGCTATAATGTAATACTAGTAACGTTAGCTACTGTCAATAACAATCATGCAATCCAAACAGCTAGCTAGGCTATAAATAGTTGTGTATGTATAAATCGTGGTTGCTGTTAGTGTCTGTTGTGTTGACATCTGTCCCCCTTTCCCCCCACAGACTGAAAGTGATCAGAGACTTATTTACTCTGGCAAGCTGCTCCCAGACCAACTGCATGTCAGAGATATTTTCagaaaggtatgtgtgtgtgcctattcACCTAAATATTAACTAGACATATTCTCAGAACTCTAGCAAATACTGAGTTATGTGCCATCTGGTCAGATTGCTGATATCATCAGTAAAAAAAAGTAATTGATTCAACATTATGTGCCTAGGGATTCAGTCTACCTACAGGGATACACAAATATCTGAAATTAGGCAGAGAATTGCTAAACCTAGGTCCTAGTTATTTTTAGTATTACTGGGTTACCTATACCACTGTGCTGAACAGTGTGTATATTATGTCAATGAATTACAATGCTAGAAGCTCAGATTAATGCAGAGAGCAAAACCCAAACCGTAAACTGAACTGGGCTGGGCTTTGACATCCCTGGAGTTCAAGCCCATAGAATTCCCTCAGAACTATTGTTCTGTGTCAGGACTGTTATGAATGCAGTCCCCTTTTCTGAACTACAGATCAGTCCCCTTTTCTGAACTACAGACCAGTCCCCTTTTCTGAACTACAGACCAGTCCCCTTTTCTGAACTACAGACCAGTCCCCTTTTCTGAACTACAGACCAGTCCCCTTTTCTGAACTACAGACCAGTCAGATTTTCTGAACTACAGATCAGGCCCATTTTCTGAACTACAGATCAGGCCCATTTTCTGAACTACAGATCAGTCAGATTTTCTGAACTACAGATCAGTCAGATTTTCTGAACTACAGATCAGTCAGATTTTCTGAACTACAGATCAGGCCTATTTTCTGAACTACAGATCAGTCAGATTTTCTGAACTACAGATCAGTCAGATTTTCTGAACTACAGATCAGTCAGATTTTCTGAACTACAGATCAGGCCCCTTTT
Encoded here:
- the slc12a3 gene encoding solute carrier family 12 member 3 → MEEVPAAPNEGISLSALRSQFSVNGEEGPKYGFDGSRYHYGDGTSVASQNSSRILTGYDTLDVGPNYDFYANTNALGRVRRSRPSLFQLHSNIEEDSCPPPLYEETNTGRAPGDSSEDDVEEPQSEPTRFGWVKGVMIRCMLNIWGVILYLRLPWITAQAGIGLTWVIILLSSCITGITGLSTSAIATNGRVKGGGTYFLISRSLGPELGGSIGLIFAFANAVAVAMHTVGFAETVQALMQESGASIVDPINDIRIIGVITVTCLLAISLAGMEWEAKAQVLFFIVILVSFANYIVGTIIPATPQKQAKGFFSYQADIFAENFVPSWRGPEGNFFGMFSIFFPSATGILAGANISGDLKDPTVAIPRGTLMAIFWTTLSYLIIAATIGACLVRDASGIMNDTLAMSSADSCQGLACQYGWDFTDCITNRTCTYGLSNQYQSMSLVSGFAPLITAGIFGATLSSALACLVSAPKVFQCLCKDNLYPVIGFFGKGNGKNDEPIRGYVLAYIIAVCFVLIAELNTIAPIISNFFLCSYALINFSCFHASITNSPGWRPSFRFYSKWMSLLGAVVSVIIMFLLTWWAALIAIGIVIFLLGYVLYKRPSVNWGSSVQAGSYNMALSYCVSLNQVDDHIKNYRPQCLVLTGPPSCRPALVDFVGTFTKNLSLMICGNVVTGGPSPATLDTASSNSHVTWLNKRQIKSFYHGVVANDLRTGVKMLLQGAGLGRIRPNVLLTGFKRDWRKDKPSCIDNYIGILHDAFDLQYGVCVLRMREGLDVFRQAQTHVNPGFEASPERGVNTCVPPAPPANFSLDPDAMVTEPQPQPSTVFQSQQGKKTIDVYWLFDDGGLTLLLPYLLTRKKRWARCKVRVFVGGDIQRKEEQRKEVMDLISKFRLGFHDVEVLPDINARPQPEHVRRFEDLIGPYRINTAQKDGHVTAEQLNQDCPWMVSDEEIETNKPKTLRQIRLNEVLQDYSRDAAIIFVTMPVGRRGQCPSALYMAWLETLSRDLRPPVLLVRGNQENVLTFYCQ